TCACCTGCCCCGCCATTAAAGTCTTTATTACTTTTAAGGATAAGAAGATAAATCTAATCAAGCGTTAATAGCTATTTAGTAGCTTGACAGCTAACCTCGCTTAAATACCTTACTAATCTTAGCCTTCGTAGGTATTAGTCTTTGGGAAATTTCGTTGTAGTAAACCCTCTTTCCCCTCCCGAAAAATCGGGACAAGCTATTCAAAGGGGGTTTATATCTATGAGTAGGTTAGTATTCAACAAGTAATACCATTTTTGGTGTTAATTTACCCATAGGTATTATGCCGATACATTGCTAAAAGCCAGTTATGAACGCAGTAAAATAAGTGGGTGATTTCAGCAAGTAATCGGTATAATCTATCTTATTTTCTGAAATTATCTAAATCAATAAAAAACTGATCAATCATTCCTCTTTTCACATGAGGCATTACGACAATTTTATACCAATTAGGATTTTCGTGATTATCTGAAACCAAAAAATTCTTTTCTGCTACCTCTTTTGGAATATATTGTGCCTTCATGGTAATAATGTTGATATGAGGGTTTCTAAAAAACTCTACACCTCTTTTTTCCAACCTATTACAAATATCATCACTTCTTTGAATAAGTTTTTCCATGTTCATTTTCCAGCCCTGTGATCCGTGTAAATGAAGAATCATCCACATGGAAATAGCATTGGCTCCTGATCTAGATCCACAAATCGTATAATCTTTACCTTGCACATAACTTGCTTCTTCTGTTTTACAATACTGAATAAAACCTTTACGAACTAAGAAAAGTCCTGTTCCATAAGGAGCTTGAAGCATTTTATGTCCATCAATAGTCATAGAAGTAATATGCGGATTTTTGAAATGATATTGACTCTCTTCGTCTGTAAATGGATAAATAAAACCACCATAAGCCGCGTCTATATGAAGTTTGAATGTCAGATTTTCCCTTGTAAAGAAATCACAAATTGCATCGAGATCATCAACTGAACCAAACATGGTTGTTGAACAGTTTGCAATGACAATAAAATATTTTGTACCAGTGGTTTTCCTGTTAGAAACTTTTTGTGCAAGATCTTCCAAATCCCATTTACGTGACTCTGGGTTTACTTTGATGATTTCTTGATCTAATGCCAATAAATTTGCAGCTTTTGGCATAGAGTAATGAGAATCTTGAGAATAGATCAAACAGATTTCTTGAGGATTTGCTCCAAATTCTTTTTGGTAATAATTTCTATAACACCACATTGCTTGAATATTCGCCTCTGTTCCTCCTGGTGCTACATAACCATCGATACTTTTAGGTTCTGCTCGGAAAATTTCTTCAGAAACTAAAGATATCAACTCTCTTTCTAACCTTTGTGTACCCTTAAAAAATACTTCAGATTTTTCCTCTAAGGTATGACAACCAATGTGATTAGGATTTGCAATTAAGGTTGAAACAAAAGGGGCTTCTTTTAAAAATGGAGCATCGTCATAAAATGTTTCTTTATCGAGGTAAGATCCAGGAACACCCATCACAGGGAAGTGCTTGTAGTTCATGTTCTCTCCTAATCTACGAAATACGATTTCCTTAATCTGTTCAAAGCTTTTTCTTGGCCAATTCATACTGATTTTCTTTAGTGTTCAAGCGAGAAGAAATAAGTTGCAAATTTGAACTATTCACGAGAAATACGAATAACCTTTTTATGATTTTTAATCCTTTTTGTTTTTCTAAATAGATATTGTTACATAGTTACTCGCATAAATCAAAAATCACTAATCGAAAAAATTCAACATTTCAACTTAATAATAGTGACCATTATCTTATTATATATTGAATGTTTGATACTTAGCCATAGTTTTGTTTCGTAATCTAATTTATTGTTATAAAAATTTTTAAACTATGAGTACAGCACTTAAACGAAAATGGATGTACCGCTACAATCAATTGAAGCGTTACTACGAAAAGAATGGTCACTCAAACATCTC
The sequence above is a segment of the Flavobacteriales bacterium genome. Coding sequences within it:
- a CDS encoding aminotransferase class I/II-fold pyridoxal phosphate-dependent enzyme, encoding MNWPRKSFEQIKEIVFRRLGENMNYKHFPVMGVPGSYLDKETFYDDAPFLKEAPFVSTLIANPNHIGCHTLEEKSEVFFKGTQRLERELISLVSEEIFRAEPKSIDGYVAPGGTEANIQAMWCYRNYYQKEFGANPQEICLIYSQDSHYSMPKAANLLALDQEIIKVNPESRKWDLEDLAQKVSNRKTTGTKYFIVIANCSTTMFGSVDDLDAICDFFTRENLTFKLHIDAAYGGFIYPFTDEESQYHFKNPHITSMTIDGHKMLQAPYGTGLFLVRKGFIQYCKTEEASYVQGKDYTICGSRSGANAISMWMILHLHGSQGWKMNMEKLIQRSDDICNRLEKRGVEFFRNPHINIITMKAQYIPKEVAEKNFLVSDNHENPNWYKIVVMPHVKRGMIDQFFIDLDNFRK